A window from Pseudomonas sp. Tri1 encodes these proteins:
- the dgoD gene encoding galactonate dehydratase, translating into MKITKLTTFIVPPRWCFLKVETDEGVTGWGEPVVEGRAHTVAAAVEELSDYLIGKDPRNIEDIWTVLYRGGFYRGGAIHMSALAGIDQALWDIKGKALGVSVSDLLGGQVRDKIRVYSWIGGDRPADTARAAKEAVARGFTAVKMNGTEELQFLDTFEKVDLALANVAAVRDAVGPNVGIGVDFHGRVHKPMAKVLMKELDPYKLMFIEEPVLSENYEALKELAPLTSTPIALGERLFSRWDFKRVLSEGYVDIIQPDASHAGGITETRKIANMAEAYDVALALHCPLGPIALAACLQLDAVCYNAFIQEQSLGIHYNESNDLLDYIKDPQVFDYDKGFVKIPNGPGLGIEINEEYVIERAAIGHRWRNPIWRHADGSFAEW; encoded by the coding sequence ATGAAAATCACCAAACTGACCACGTTTATCGTTCCGCCGCGCTGGTGCTTCCTCAAGGTCGAAACCGACGAAGGTGTCACCGGCTGGGGCGAACCCGTGGTCGAAGGCCGTGCCCACACGGTGGCGGCGGCCGTCGAGGAACTGTCCGACTACCTGATCGGCAAAGACCCACGCAACATCGAAGATATCTGGACGGTGTTGTATCGCGGCGGCTTCTACCGGGGCGGGGCGATCCACATGAGTGCCCTGGCCGGTATCGACCAGGCGTTGTGGGACATCAAGGGCAAGGCCTTGGGTGTGTCGGTCAGCGATTTGCTCGGTGGCCAGGTGCGCGACAAGATCCGAGTGTATTCGTGGATCGGCGGCGACCGGCCGGCGGACACCGCACGGGCGGCGAAAGAGGCGGTGGCGCGGGGTTTCACGGCAGTGAAAATGAACGGCACCGAAGAGCTGCAATTTCTCGACACCTTTGAAAAGGTCGACCTGGCCCTGGCCAACGTCGCGGCGGTGCGCGATGCGGTGGGGCCGAACGTCGGCATTGGCGTGGATTTCCACGGCCGCGTGCACAAGCCGATGGCCAAGGTGTTGATGAAGGAACTCGACCCCTACAAGCTGATGTTCATCGAAGAACCGGTGCTCAGCGAAAACTACGAAGCCCTCAAGGAATTGGCGCCGCTGACCAGCACCCCGATTGCCCTGGGCGAGCGGTTGTTCTCGCGCTGGGACTTCAAGCGTGTACTCAGCGAAGGTTACGTGGACATCATCCAGCCGGATGCGTCCCATGCCGGTGGCATCACCGAAACCCGCAAGATCGCCAACATGGCCGAGGCCTACGACGTGGCGCTGGCGCTGCACTGCCCACTGGGCCCCATCGCCCTGGCAGCGTGCCTGCAACTGGATGCGGTCTGCTACAACGCCTTCATCCAGGAGCAGAGCCTGGGCATCCACTACAACGAGAGCAACGACCTGCTGGATTACATCAAGGATCCGCAGGTGTTCGACTACGACAAAGGCTTCGTGAAGATCCCCAATGGGCCGGGCCTGGGCATCGAGATCAACGAGGAATACGTCATCGAACGCGCGGCTATCGGCCATCGCTGGCGCAACCCTATCTGGCGGCATGCCGATGGTAGTTTTGCCGAGTGGTGA
- a CDS encoding MFS transporter yields the protein MQAHTLSAQASLVTPSRKRFFIMVLLFITVVINYLDRSNLSIAAPALTSDLGIDPIHVGLIFSAFGWTYAAMQIPGGWLVDRVPPRILYSVALLLWSVATVMLGFAASFIALFVLRMAVGALEAPAYPINSRVVTTWFPERERATAIGFYTSGQFVGLAFLTPVLAWLQHAFGWHMVFVATGAVGIIWALIWYAVYREPRDFKGANAAEIELIREGGGLVDIQADTAKAKAKFSWADLGIVLTQRKLWGIYLGQFCLNSTLWFFLTWFPTYLVKYRGMDFIKSGLLASLPFLAAFVGVLCSGFFSDWLIRRGATVGFARKLPIIGGLLISTSIIGANFVESTPLVIAFLALAFFGNGLASITWSLVSTLAPARLLGLTGGVFNFIGNLAAIATPIVIGFLASGDSFAPAITYIAVLALIGALSYILLVGKVERIEL from the coding sequence ATGCAAGCGCACACCCTGAGCGCGCAAGCGTCGTTGGTGACGCCCAGCCGCAAGCGTTTTTTCATCATGGTCCTGCTGTTCATCACCGTGGTGATCAATTACCTGGACCGCAGCAACCTCTCGATTGCCGCCCCCGCGCTGACCAGCGACCTGGGCATCGACCCGATCCACGTCGGGCTGATTTTCTCGGCGTTCGGCTGGACCTACGCGGCCATGCAGATTCCTGGTGGCTGGTTGGTGGACCGGGTGCCTCCGCGCATTCTTTACAGCGTGGCGCTGCTGCTGTGGTCGGTGGCCACGGTGATGCTTGGCTTCGCCGCCAGTTTCATCGCGCTGTTCGTGCTGCGCATGGCGGTGGGTGCCCTGGAAGCGCCGGCTTATCCGATCAACAGCCGCGTGGTCACCACCTGGTTTCCCGAGCGCGAGCGGGCCACGGCCATCGGTTTCTACACCTCCGGGCAGTTCGTCGGGTTGGCCTTCCTGACGCCGGTATTGGCCTGGCTGCAACACGCCTTCGGCTGGCACATGGTGTTTGTCGCCACGGGCGCGGTAGGCATTATCTGGGCGTTGATCTGGTACGCGGTGTATCGCGAACCACGGGACTTCAAAGGGGCCAATGCGGCTGAAATCGAACTGATCCGCGAAGGTGGCGGATTGGTCGATATCCAGGCCGATACCGCGAAGGCCAAGGCAAAATTCAGCTGGGCCGACTTGGGGATCGTCCTGACTCAACGCAAGTTGTGGGGCATTTACCTCGGCCAATTCTGCCTCAACTCCACGCTGTGGTTTTTTCTGACGTGGTTCCCGACCTACCTGGTGAAATATCGCGGCATGGACTTCATCAAGTCCGGCCTGTTGGCATCGTTGCCGTTTCTCGCAGCGTTCGTCGGCGTGTTGTGTTCCGGATTCTTCTCCGACTGGTTGATCCGTCGCGGTGCCACGGTGGGGTTCGCTCGCAAGCTACCGATCATTGGTGGCCTGTTGATTTCCACGTCGATCATCGGTGCCAACTTTGTCGAATCGACACCGTTGGTGATCGCTTTCCTGGCCCTGGCGTTCTTCGGCAATGGCCTGGCGTCGATCACCTGGTCATTGGTTTCGACCCTGGCACCGGCACGGCTGCTCGGATTGACGGGTGGGGTGTTCAACTTCATCGGTAACCTGGCGGCCATCGCCACGCCTATCGTCATCGGCTTTCTCGCCAGCGGCGATTCGTTTGCCCCAGCCATCACTTATATCGCCGTTCTGGCATTGATTGGCGCGCTGTCCTACATCCTGCTGGTGGGGAAGGTCGAGCGCATCGAGTTGTAG
- a CDS encoding 2-dehydro-3-deoxy-6-phosphogalactonate aldolase — translation MLTQALAHNGLIAILRGLRPEEAAAIGEVLYSAGFRVIEVPLNSPEPYESIRILRSTLPADCLIGAGTVLTPEQVEQVKAAGGQVIVMPHSDPKVLRAAKAAGLYLSPGVATPTEAFAALAEGAHVLKMFPAEQMGPAVVKAWLAVLPAGTVLVPVGGITPDNMAVFVEAGVKGFGLGSGLFKPGLRADEVAVRAKAYVAAWNALN, via the coding sequence ATGCTCACACAAGCACTGGCGCACAATGGGCTGATCGCAATTTTGCGTGGTCTGCGCCCGGAAGAGGCCGCCGCTATCGGCGAAGTCCTTTATAGCGCCGGATTTCGCGTCATCGAAGTACCGCTCAATTCCCCCGAGCCGTACGAAAGTATCCGCATCCTGCGCAGTACGTTGCCCGCCGATTGCCTGATCGGTGCCGGCACCGTGCTGACGCCGGAACAGGTCGAGCAGGTGAAAGCCGCTGGCGGACAAGTGATCGTCATGCCCCACAGCGATCCGAAGGTGTTGCGGGCAGCGAAAGCGGCAGGGCTGTACCTGTCCCCTGGCGTCGCCACGCCCACCGAGGCTTTTGCCGCCCTGGCCGAAGGCGCCCATGTGCTGAAGATGTTCCCGGCCGAGCAAATGGGCCCGGCGGTGGTCAAGGCCTGGCTCGCGGTGCTGCCGGCCGGGACCGTGCTGGTGCCGGTGGGCGGGATTACCCCGGACAACATGGCGGTGTTCGTCGAGGCTGGCGTCAAGGGCTTCGGCCTCGGTTCCGGGCTGTTCAAGCCAGGCCTGAGGGCAGATGAGGTGGCGGTGCGCGCCAAGGCCTACGTGGCCGCGTGGAATGCCTTGAACTGA